The Cellulomonas sp. P24 genome contains a region encoding:
- a CDS encoding alpha/beta hydrolase has product MIERDVSAPDGRVLHVYDSGYATPEGTVYWQHGAGMCGLPPAPLVDRADELGLRVLGHDRPGYGGSSARPGRSVADGASDLVTVLDQLGVESATTIGLSAGAMHALGAVARHPSRFTAAAVLGGPAPFGAAGLDWFAGMAEPNRAEFEAALLGRDALAAHLASDAAVDLSMFAPEDLQAMHGPYWDWQLDAAGTASPEGSIEDELACLADWGFSLNDIAVPVLVLHGAGDTFVPAGHAAWVAEAIPAAVLRLEHGGHISTIPRVEDALVWLRAQGDSGRVRVR; this is encoded by the coding sequence GTGATCGAGAGGGATGTCTCCGCCCCCGACGGCCGGGTCCTGCACGTCTACGACAGCGGCTACGCGACGCCCGAGGGCACCGTCTACTGGCAGCACGGTGCGGGTATGTGCGGCCTTCCACCCGCGCCCCTGGTTGACCGGGCGGACGAGCTCGGCCTGCGCGTGCTCGGTCACGACCGCCCGGGGTACGGGGGATCATCCGCACGGCCGGGGCGCAGTGTCGCCGACGGTGCGAGCGACCTGGTGACGGTGCTGGATCAGCTGGGGGTGGAGTCCGCGACCACGATCGGACTCTCGGCCGGCGCGATGCACGCTCTCGGGGCCGTCGCGCGGCATCCGTCGCGGTTCACGGCGGCAGCGGTCCTCGGGGGCCCGGCTCCATTCGGTGCTGCGGGGTTGGACTGGTTCGCGGGCATGGCCGAGCCGAACCGTGCCGAGTTCGAGGCAGCGCTGCTCGGACGCGACGCCCTCGCTGCGCATCTGGCGTCGGACGCCGCTGTCGACCTGAGCATGTTCGCCCCGGAGGATCTCCAGGCGATGCACGGCCCGTACTGGGACTGGCAGCTCGATGCTGCCGGCACCGCGTCACCGGAGGGGTCGATCGAGGACGAGCTGGCGTGCCTGGCTGACTGGGGGTTCAGCCTGAACGACATCGCGGTGCCGGTGCTGGTGCTCCATGGTGCGGGGGACACGTTCGTGCCGGCCGGTCACGCGGCGTGGGTCGCCGAGGCGATTCCCGCGGCGGTTCTCCGTCTCGAGCATGGCGGGCACATCAGCACGATCCCGCGCGTCGAGGACGCCCTTGTCTGGCTGCGTGCGCAGGGCGACTCGGGCCGCGTGCGGGTGCGATGA
- the map gene encoding type I methionyl aminopeptidase, translating into MIEILTAAEVTRARVTGALVADILQTLRSRSTVGTSLLDLDRWTRSMILEAGATSCYVDYAPSFGRGPFGHYLCTSVNDAVLHGLPHDYRLADGDLLSLDLAVSLGGIAADSAISFVVGSSRPPESVAMISATERALSAGIAAAGPGARIGDISHAIGTVLRDAGYPINTQFGGHGIGSTMHQDPHVSNTGRPGRGYRLRPGLLLALEPWVMADTAELVTDADGWTLRSATGCRTAHSEHTIAITDDGADILTLPTRA; encoded by the coding sequence GTGATCGAGATCCTGACCGCCGCCGAGGTGACACGAGCGCGGGTCACCGGCGCCCTGGTCGCCGACATCCTGCAGACGCTGCGGAGCCGGAGCACGGTCGGTACGAGCCTGCTGGACCTCGACCGATGGACCCGGTCCATGATCCTCGAGGCCGGTGCGACGTCCTGCTACGTCGACTACGCGCCATCGTTCGGACGCGGGCCGTTCGGCCACTACCTCTGCACGTCCGTCAACGACGCCGTGCTCCACGGACTCCCGCACGACTACCGGCTCGCCGACGGCGACCTGCTGTCCCTCGACCTCGCCGTCTCTCTGGGCGGAATCGCCGCCGACTCCGCGATCAGCTTCGTCGTGGGCAGCTCACGGCCACCGGAGAGCGTCGCGATGATCAGCGCGACCGAGCGCGCACTGAGCGCCGGGATCGCCGCCGCCGGGCCCGGAGCACGCATCGGCGACATCTCCCACGCCATCGGCACGGTCCTCCGCGACGCCGGGTACCCGATCAACACCCAGTTCGGCGGTCACGGCATCGGATCGACGATGCACCAGGACCCGCACGTCTCCAACACCGGCCGGCCCGGCCGCGGTTACCGGCTGCGCCCCGGGCTGCTGCTCGCGCTCGAGCCGTGGGTCATGGCGGACACCGCCGAGCTGGTCACCGATGCCGACGGGTGGACCCTGCGGAGCGCGACCGGCTGCCGCACAGCCCACAGCGAGCACACCATTGCCATCACCGACGACGGGGCCGACATCCTCACCCTGCCGACGCGCGCGTAG
- a CDS encoding helix-turn-helix transcriptional regulator: MVRLPLTPAELERGQRLGTLLRLARGERAMLDVALEAGVSPETLRKIETGRVPTPAFPTIAAIADVLGLSLDAVWAEVRTSQDGVGPSRPRRRSHERVAS; the protein is encoded by the coding sequence ATGGTCAGGTTGCCCCTCACTCCCGCAGAGCTCGAGCGCGGGCAGCGCCTCGGCACCCTGCTGCGGCTTGCCAGGGGCGAGCGCGCGATGCTCGACGTCGCGCTCGAGGCCGGTGTCTCACCCGAGACCCTCCGCAAGATCGAGACAGGCCGGGTGCCGACGCCGGCGTTCCCGACCATCGCCGCGATCGCCGACGTCCTCGGCCTCTCCCTCGACGCCGTCTGGGCCGAGGTCAGGACGTCCCAAGACGGCGTCGGACCCTCCCGGCCGCGTCGCCGCTCGCATGAGCGGGTGGCCTCGTAG
- a CDS encoding patatin-like phospholipase family protein: MNSTSSSAQHLPSTTASDRSRSHDDQAQVDATHRIPVPGERALVLHGGGSAGNAWEIGVLAGLLDAGLDVTAPDLTVGTSAGATVAAQLTTTTPTDLLAAILSAAPPQRTGAFGRGAPGPFGPVANHMEVTDRIIAAAEDAADMRRRMGAAALDLDATSDGSGAARWRTTVAARLPGAHWPERTVLITAVDARTGEPVVLDRFSGVDLVDAVAASTSNGFGVPPADIGGRRYLDGGYRRNENADLAAGYARVLVLSPFGGRTRHPLEWGMQLAAQIDELRAGGSSVETVFPDDAALTAFGTNMMDLSTRPPAARAGYDQGSALAEQLTAFWR; encoded by the coding sequence ATGAACAGCACATCGTCTTCAGCTCAGCACCTCCCCTCGACGACGGCCTCCGACCGGTCGAGGTCCCACGACGATCAGGCGCAGGTCGACGCCACCCACCGGATCCCCGTCCCAGGCGAGCGCGCGTTGGTGCTCCACGGCGGCGGATCGGCCGGCAATGCGTGGGAGATCGGCGTCCTCGCGGGGCTGCTCGATGCCGGGCTGGACGTGACGGCGCCCGACCTGACCGTCGGGACGTCGGCCGGAGCGACGGTCGCGGCCCAGCTCACCACCACGACCCCGACCGACCTGCTCGCCGCGATCCTCTCCGCCGCACCGCCGCAGCGGACCGGTGCGTTCGGCCGCGGCGCACCGGGCCCGTTCGGCCCGGTGGCGAACCACATGGAGGTGACGGACCGCATCATCGCCGCAGCGGAGGACGCGGCGGACATGCGTCGCAGGATGGGTGCGGCGGCACTCGACCTCGACGCGACATCGGACGGCTCCGGAGCTGCGCGGTGGCGCACGACGGTCGCGGCGCGACTGCCCGGCGCGCACTGGCCGGAACGAACGGTGCTCATCACGGCGGTCGACGCCCGTACCGGAGAGCCTGTCGTGCTCGACCGCTTCTCCGGGGTCGACCTCGTCGATGCCGTCGCCGCCAGCACGTCCAACGGCTTCGGTGTCCCTCCTGCCGACATCGGCGGCAGGCGCTACCTCGACGGCGGCTACCGACGCAACGAGAATGCCGATCTCGCCGCCGGGTACGCGCGGGTGCTGGTGCTGTCGCCCTTCGGTGGTCGAACCCGGCATCCGCTGGAGTGGGGCATGCAGCTCGCCGCACAGATCGACGAGCTCCGCGCCGGCGGCAGCAGCGTCGAGACCGTCTTCCCGGATGACGCGGCGCTCACGGCGTTCGGCACCAACATGATGGATCTGTCGACGCGTCCGCCCGCCGCTCGCGCCGGGTACGACCAGGGCAGCGCTCTCGCCGAGCAGCTCACCGCGTTCTGGCGCTGA